One Corvus moneduloides isolate bCorMon1 chromosome 21, bCorMon1.pri, whole genome shotgun sequence DNA window includes the following coding sequences:
- the TMEM250 gene encoding transmembrane protein 250, producing the protein MPVIPIPRRVRSFHGPHTTCLHSACGPVRTTHLVRTKYNNFDIYLKSRWMYGFIRFLLYFSCSLFTSILWVALSILFCLQYLGIRIFLRFQYKLSIILLLLGRRRVDFSLMNELLIYGIHVTMLLVGGLGWCFMVFVDM; encoded by the coding sequence ATGCCGGTGATCCCCATTCCCCGGCGGGTGCGCTCGTTCCACGGCCCCCACACCACCTGCCTGCACTCGGCCTGCGGCCCCGTGCGCACCACGCACCTGGTGCGCACCAAGTACAACAACTTCGACATCTATCTCAAATCGCGATGGATGTACGGATTCATCCGCTTCCTGCTGTACTTCAGCTGCAGCCTCTTTACCTCCATCCTCTGGGTGGCTCTCTCGATCTTGTTTTGCCTTCAGTACCTTGGCATCCGCATCTTCCTGCGCTTCCAGTACAAACTCTCCATCATCCTGCTCTTGCTGGGGCGGAGGCGGGTGGACTTCAGCCTCATGAATGAACTGCTCATCTATGGGATTCATGTGACCATGCTGCTGGTGGGGGGGCTGGGGTGGTGTTTCATGGTCTTTGTGGATATGTAA